The genomic DNA ACAGGAAAGATGGTATTTTCTATATGTTCTATTGTATTTTTATTTGGTATATGGGCTATAGGGAAATATGCTCCTGCAGATACACCTCAAAAACCTATTACATCACCAGAAAAAAGATATATATTAAAAAGAAAGTCTTTAATTTATATGGCTTTATGGTATATGGGAGTTGGAATGTATTTTTTACTTTTTCAAAAGCTGCATGTTTTTATGATTGCAACAGCTTTTGGAGTATTGATTCAATGCATGTCCATTACAGATTTGGGGTATAAAATTTGGCATAGAGGAGATTTTTTAATAGATAAACTAAAATTTCATTAAAGAGTAATTGAATTTATGCTATCTAGGAAGGCTGTAATAGCCATTAGATAAAAAACTAAAGACAAAGGGGGATGCCATATGAAGGCAAAATTATTACAAATTTCTATTGCTGTACTTACATTCCTAGCTTTTACTAGTGCTGTATCAGCTTGCTCTACTGTAAGTTATCAACCAGAATTGCCAGAGCAATTAAAGGAAATGTAGTAGGCTTGGTAGCAAAACACTTTGGTGTTTTGCTACCAAATTTAGCTTGTAGACAGAAGGTGAAAATATGATAATAGTAGAAAAATTGTTAGCTCATTTTATAGAGACTTTTTTAATGCTAGGGGCAGGACTAGGAGCATTAGGAATAAGACTAAAATTTAAACAAATAATGGGAATGGGGATTGTATTTTCACCAATTATATATGGAATTAGAGAGATATATGTGGATTATAAAATTCCATTTGGAACACATATATTTATATTATTTATCTGCTTTATATTGTTGATAAGATTCATAGGAAAACAAAGAATATTAGATAGTATCATTGCAGGACTTATTAGTTTTTCATTATTGCTTTGGGGAGAGGGGTTTTTTTTCCTTCCTATGCTAAAAGTTTTTAATCTTAATCCTACAACATTAATGTTTCAACCAGGAGGAACATTATTAGGAGGAGTTATATCTAATATACTTTTGATTATAGTATTTTTTATAGGGTATGTTCTTAAAATTACTTTGATTGATTTTTCGTATTTTCATAATTATGATAAATAAGGATGGTATGTATGAAACTTTCTATTCGTGCATATATTTTAGTTGGGCTTATATTATTACAAAGCTTTATGATTATGTTTTTAACTAATCATACAATTCTAAATTTAATGGGGAATATTATTATTCAATTTCAATATCCATTTTTTATGGGGATTGTGATTAATATTTTGGGAATTAGCGCAATCATTTGTGTTTTTTATATGGTGCATTTTTTAAAAAAAGAAAAAGAATCTATTATGAAGTTGAACCATTCCAAAGAAGTTATTGATGCATTACAAGGACAAAAGCATGATTTTATTAACCATTTAAATTTGATTGCAGGACTTTTGCAATTAAAACAAAGTGAAAGGGCTTTAGAATATATTTTTAAGATTTCCCAAAGAGTAGAAGAAGTATTTTCAATTTCTAAAATAGAAAATGTAGAAATTGCAGCTACTTTAGGAAGAAAATGTGCAATTGCACAAAGTAAAGGGATTAAAGTAGAGTTAGATATAGGATCTACATTAGATCATTTATATATTAATTCTATTGATTTATCCCAAGTGTTATTTAATTTGATAGACAATGCAATCTATGAATTAGAACATTGTAAAGAAGAAGATAAAATACTTACTATAGATATTCAAGAGTGTGAAGATGAATGTGTGATTGCCATAGGAAATTCCTATCCAATCTTATCAAACAGACTATATGATAAAATATTTGAAAAGGGATATTCTACTAAAAATGGTAATGATCATGGATATGGTTTAAACATTGTAAAACAATTTATTCAAAATAACAAAGGAAGAATTGAAGTAGAAAGTTATGAAGATGTAGGAACTATATTTACTATTTTTTTACCTATGAAAACGAAAATAGCTACATCTAGTTAAGAGGTAATATATACCTCTTTTTGTGTTTCAAATTTGATTTATATCCTTATAAAACCAGTATGAAATAATAAATTGACAAGAGAAAAATATGGTGATAACATAGTTGTGAAATACCTTTAAAAGAAGTCCAGTGAGGCTAACAAGGAGGATAAAAAATGAATATAAGTCAAGAAATAGCTAAAAATCTTTTAGAAATTGAAGCAGTTACTATTAGAAGTACAGACAATCTTTTTACATGGGCATCAGGAATCAAGTCACCTATTTATTGTGACAATCGTCTTACTATGAGCTATCCAAAGGTAAGAGATCTAATTGCAAAAGGATTTGAAAAATTGATTGAACAAAAATATGCTGATGTAGAGGTTATTGTAGGAACAGCTACAGCAGGAATTCCTCATGCTGCATGGGTATCTGAGAAAATGAATCTTCCTATGGCGTATGTAAGAAGTAGTGCAAAGGATCATGGAAAAGGAAATCAGATTGAGGGTCTTGTAAAAAAAGGACAAAAGGTTGTGGTGATTGAAGACTTGCTTTCTACAGGAGGGAGCTCTATAAAAGCTGTACAAGCTCTTAAAGAAGTAGGAGCAGAAGTTCTAGGGGTGGTAGCTATATTTACTTATAATTTTGATCAAGTAGATAAGCTGTTTTCAGAAGTTAATGTTTCTTATGATACATTAACTGGATATAATATTCTTCTTCCTATCGCCATAGATATGGGATATATCAAAGAAGAAGAAAAAGAAATGTTAACGAAATGGAGTAAAAATCCTTATATATTTACGAAAGAATAAAAGGATATGCCTTAGGCATATCCTTTTATTCTTTGAAAATATAATAAAATATAAAAGTAAGAACAGAAAAGAACTATAGAGGATATATATATAAATAGGTCAAAATCTGTAAGAATTCATTCAATAGAAAACTTGTCATAAATGGGGACAATGGTGCATAATATACAATATGTGGTGTGAGCAAGATCAAGAAACACAATAGGAGGGGTAACATGTCAGTTACAAAGGTTCAAAAGAGAAATGGAGAAATTGTCGACTTTGATAGTAGTAAAATCAAGTTTGCTATCTTTGCTGCAGCTAAATCTGTAGGAGGAAAAGACGAAATGGTAGCAGCGAGATTATCAAAAATAGTAGTTGATATTATTCATGAGACTTATGGAGCAAGTATTCCATCTGTAGAAGATGTTCAAGATATAGTAGAAAAAGTATTGATTGAGGAAGGTCATGCTAAAACATCAAAAGCATATATATTATATAGAAAAAAACATGAAGAAATTAGGGAAGTAAAAAATTTATTCATGGATGCAGAAAGAATGATTGAAGAATATGTGAATTTAGAAGATTGGCGTGTCAATGAAAATGCGAATATGGGATTTTCATTACAGGGACTAAATAATCATATTGTAGAGAGTATTACTAAAAAATATTGGCTTAATAAGATATATCGAAAAGAATTAAGAGAAGTACATATTAGAGGAGATCTACATATACATGATTTAGGTCTGTTGGCGCCTTATTGCTGTGGATGGGATCTTGAATCTTTTTTAAGATATGGTTTTAGAGGAGCAAAAGGAAAGATTGAATCTAAACCACCAAGACATTTAGAATCTGCTTTGGGACAGCTTGTGAATCTACTTTATACACTTCAAGGAGAATCAGCTGGAGCCCAAGCTGTATCTAGTATAGATACTTATTTAGCACCTTTTATTTATTATGACAATTTAAGTTATGAACAAGTAAAAAAAGCTTTGCAAAGATTTGTGTTTAATTTAAATGTACCAACTCGAGTAGGTTTTCAAACTCCTTTTACGAATGTTACACTAGATATTACACCTCATCCACTTCTTAAAAATCAACCAGTAATGATTGGTGGAGAGATGATGGATAAAACTTATAAAGAGTTTCAAAAGGAAATGGATATATTTAATAAAGCTTTTTGTGAGGTAATGATGGAAGGAGATGGAGCAGGAAGGGCATTTAGCTTCCCTATTCCTACTGTAAATATTACACCAGATTTTCCATGGAATTCTGAATCTGTCAATGCCATTATGGAAATGACAAGAAAATTTGGTACACCTTATTTTGCAAACTTTTTAAATTCTGATTTGTCTCCAGAAGATGTAAGAAGTATGTGTTGTAGACTTAGATTAGACAATAGGGAATTAAGAAGAAGAGGTGGGGGATTGTTTGGAGCAAATCCTTTAACTGGGTCGATTAATGTAGTGACTTTAAATATGGCAAGAATCGGATATCTTTCAAAAACTGTAGAAGAATTTAAAAGAAGAGTAAAAAATTTAATGGAAATTGCAAAAGAAATCTGTGAAACAAAAAGAGAAGTCCTAGAACAATATATGGATGCAGGACTATATCCTTATTCAAGATTCTATCTCCAAGGAGTTAAGGACGGAACGGGAGAGTACTTTAAAAATCATTTCTCAACTATAGGTTTAAATGGAATGAATGAAGCTTGTATTAACTTATTAGGAGTAGATATTACAACAGAAGAAGGAAATGAGTTTGCTGTTGAAATTATGGAATTTATGAATAGAGTGATTCAAATATTCCAAGAAGAGACTGGAAGCCTGTGGAACTTAGAAGCATCTCCTGCTGAAGGAGCAAGCTATAGATTTGCAAGAATTGATAAAAAAATGTATCCAAATATCTGCACACAAGGAGAAGATGAACCATATTATACCAACTCTACTCAACTCCCTGTAAATTACACAAATGATGTATTTGAGGCTATTGAGTTGCAAGAGAAGTTACAATCCCTTTATACAGGGGGAACTGTATTTCATGGATTTATTGGAGAAGAAATTGATAGTATAGAAACTTGTAAACTTCTTCTTAAAAAAGTAATGGAAAATAGTAGTATTCCTTATGTAACCATTACACCTACATTCTCTATTTGTGAAGATCATGGATATATTTCAGGAGAGCATTTTAATTGTCCTCATTGTGGAAAAGAATCAGAAGTATGGACACGTGTAGTAGGATTTCATAGACCAGTTCAATCATGGAACAAAGGAAAACAAGAAGAATTTAAGGATAGAAAAGAGTTTTCTCATATAGAAAGTTTAAAAAATAAGTCTGAGAGAGTAGCTATAAAAATTGGGTAATGATTTATTTATTGTAGGTCATGAGAAAACTTCATTTATAGATTATCCTGATAAAATATGTACCATGTACTTTTTAGGAGGATGTAATTTTTTATGTCCTTACTGTCATAATGCCCATGTAGTACATAGCAAAGAAAATTGTATTCGTAAAGAAGAGGTATTTGCATTTTTAAAAAGGAGAAAAAAATTTGTAGATTCTGTATGTATATCAGGAGGAGAACCTACAATTCATAAGGGACTTTATGAATTTATCTATCAAATAAAAGTAGAAGGATTTTTAGTAAAGCTAGATACCAATGGAACAAATCCTAGTATCATACAAAGATTGATAAATGAAAAGTTGATAGATTATATAGCAATGGATATAAAAGGTCCTCTTTCGAAATATGAAAAAATTTCTAATACTCATGTAAATATGGAGTATATCAAAAGAAGTATAGATATTATTAGAAATTCTCATATAGA from Inediibacterium massiliense includes the following:
- a CDS encoding accessory gene regulator ArgB-like protein, with amino-acid sequence MGNCIEKLLAFYQHNVGIDKDQEAILRYGLYIFISGMISYAMALIAGYFLGIFGNVLVMMIIVSILRSSSGGAHCESMFNCALFGAIVTNLLGWIAQEIPLTGKMVFSICSIVFLFGIWAIGKYAPADTPQKPITSPEKRYILKRKSLIYMALWYMGVGMYFLLFQKLHVFMIATAFGVLIQCMSITDLGYKIWHRGDFLIDKLKFH
- a CDS encoding cyclic lactone autoinducer peptide codes for the protein MKAKLLQISIAVLTFLAFTSAVSACSTVSYQPELPEQLKEM
- a CDS encoding sensor histidine kinase, which encodes MKLSIRAYILVGLILLQSFMIMFLTNHTILNLMGNIIIQFQYPFFMGIVINILGISAIICVFYMVHFLKKEKESIMKLNHSKEVIDALQGQKHDFINHLNLIAGLLQLKQSERALEYIFKISQRVEEVFSISKIENVEIAATLGRKCAIAQSKGIKVELDIGSTLDHLYINSIDLSQVLFNLIDNAIYELEHCKEEDKILTIDIQECEDECVIAIGNSYPILSNRLYDKIFEKGYSTKNGNDHGYGLNIVKQFIQNNKGRIEVESYEDVGTIFTIFLPMKTKIATSS
- the pyrE gene encoding orotate phosphoribosyltransferase produces the protein MNISQEIAKNLLEIEAVTIRSTDNLFTWASGIKSPIYCDNRLTMSYPKVRDLIAKGFEKLIEQKYADVEVIVGTATAGIPHAAWVSEKMNLPMAYVRSSAKDHGKGNQIEGLVKKGQKVVVIEDLLSTGGSSIKAVQALKEVGAEVLGVVAIFTYNFDQVDKLFSEVNVSYDTLTGYNILLPIAIDMGYIKEEEKEMLTKWSKNPYIFTKE
- a CDS encoding ribonucleoside triphosphate reductase, giving the protein MSVTKVQKRNGEIVDFDSSKIKFAIFAAAKSVGGKDEMVAARLSKIVVDIIHETYGASIPSVEDVQDIVEKVLIEEGHAKTSKAYILYRKKHEEIREVKNLFMDAERMIEEYVNLEDWRVNENANMGFSLQGLNNHIVESITKKYWLNKIYRKELREVHIRGDLHIHDLGLLAPYCCGWDLESFLRYGFRGAKGKIESKPPRHLESALGQLVNLLYTLQGESAGAQAVSSIDTYLAPFIYYDNLSYEQVKKALQRFVFNLNVPTRVGFQTPFTNVTLDITPHPLLKNQPVMIGGEMMDKTYKEFQKEMDIFNKAFCEVMMEGDGAGRAFSFPIPTVNITPDFPWNSESVNAIMEMTRKFGTPYFANFLNSDLSPEDVRSMCCRLRLDNRELRRRGGGLFGANPLTGSINVVTLNMARIGYLSKTVEEFKRRVKNLMEIAKEICETKREVLEQYMDAGLYPYSRFYLQGVKDGTGEYFKNHFSTIGLNGMNEACINLLGVDITTEEGNEFAVEIMEFMNRVIQIFQEETGSLWNLEASPAEGASYRFARIDKKMYPNICTQGEDEPYYTNSTQLPVNYTNDVFEAIELQEKLQSLYTGGTVFHGFIGEEIDSIETCKLLLKKVMENSSIPYVTITPTFSICEDHGYISGEHFNCPHCGKESEVWTRVVGFHRPVQSWNKGKQEEFKDRKEFSHIESLKNKSERVAIKIG
- a CDS encoding anaerobic ribonucleoside-triphosphate reductase activating protein, with the translated sequence MGNDLFIVGHEKTSFIDYPDKICTMYFLGGCNFLCPYCHNAHVVHSKENCIRKEEVFAFLKRRKKFVDSVCISGGEPTIHKGLYEFIYQIKVEGFLVKLDTNGTNPSIIQRLINEKLIDYIAMDIKGPLSKYEKISNTHVNMEYIKRSIDIIRNSHIDYEFRTTVCKELLTKEDILEIAKYLKDSKKYILQNFRDGETVLGGKNVFHPYELGILEDIKKEIEGYFEIFKIR